A DNA window from Bombus huntii isolate Logan2020A chromosome 10, iyBomHunt1.1, whole genome shotgun sequence contains the following coding sequences:
- the LOC126870589 gene encoding uncharacterized protein LOC126870589 — protein MDTGSKKEIKEMITKDISNIHNYSLDVKKYINNQLEDTLDYLHGLIAEIPQSVPGPSTTKRPKVLKKKGYRRKETIPENDIINTDNTVTDSAVHDKTENKDVKTGDVLETTIDRTKRKAAIKAAINIKKQQSMSLVTKLRRLTLDDDSNVNRKRGGRPKKKESARSSSDEKNTKGPTKHSKTKKNVLSETISKEDAIQPERIEPLKSSMTTRDSNIKRTFSRSENTKGKYSNIIDDTVIPSARNDIEDPSMCEDALEKFTPLMNSTMDINSTYTQKMMDATAIVEPLSPIKSNETVVINKNLASSIGKNNEPKFTSRSPITLQEEVQQLNQAIGLTEFEELFAEDEPSREREMSNRNMTKQDIQNEMKKRVP, from the exons ATGGATACTGGATCAAAGAAGGAGATTAAAGAAATGATTACCAAAGATATatcgaatatacataattattccttggatgttaaaaaatatattaacaacCAGCTCGAAGACACTCTGGATTATTTACATGGTTTAATTGCTGAAATACCACAATCAGTCCCTGGCCCTTCAACTACAAAGAGGCCGaaagttttgaagaaaaaagGTTATCGCCGTAAAGAGACTATCCCAGAAAATGATATTATCAATACTGATAATACAGTAACAGATTCAGCAGTACatgataaaacagaaaataaagatgtaaaaaCTGGGGATGTGCTGGAAACAACAATTGACCGAACAAAAAGAAAGGCTGCAATAAAAGctgcaattaatattaaaaagcaGCAGTCAATGTCACTTGTTACAAAATTACGAAGGCTAACTCTTGATGATGACAGTAATGTAAAT AGGAAACGTGGAGGCCGAcctaaaaaaaaggaaagtgcTAGAAGTagttcagatgaaaaaaacaCAAAAGGTCCTACAAAACAtagtaaaacaaaaaagaatgttttaagcgaaacaatttcaaaaGAAGATGCAATACAGCCAGAAAGGATTGAACCATTAAAGTCTTCAATGACAACAAGAGATAGTAATATAAAGAGAACTTTTTCACGGAGTGAAAACACGAAGggtaaatattctaatattattgATGATACAGTAATTCCATCAGCAAGAAATGATATTGAAGATCCTTCAATGTGCGAGGATGCACTTGAGAAATTTACTCCTCTTATGAATTCCACGATGGACATCAATTCTACTTATACGCAGAAGATGATGGACGCTACCGCAATTGTAGAACCTTTATCACCaataaaatcaaacgaaacggtagtaattaataaaaacttgGCTAGTAGTAtaggaaaaaataatgaacCTAAATTTACATCACGGTCGCCAATAACTCTGCAGGAGGAGGTTCAGCAGCTGAATCAAGCGATTGGGCTCACCGAGTTCGAAGAATTATTCGCAGAAGATGAGCCATCCCGTGAAAGGGAAATGTCTAATAGAAACATGACGAAACAGGACattcaaaatgaaatgaaGAAAAGGGTGCCC